DNA sequence from the Streptomyces sp. NBC_01497 genome:
GGGCCTGCGCTGTCATGGCGCCGAATCCGCTCGACGCTCCGCTGATGAGAATGGTCTGGGACATCCTGTGCTCCTGCGCTGTGGAGAGGGTGGAGTGGCCTGGTGTGATCGGTGTGCCCGTCGTCGGCCGCGGGACAAGCCGTGGCCGACGGGCGATGGTGGGACCTCGCCCATCCCGCCCCGGACGGCGCCCGGTTCCGCGGGTGTTACCTGTGGCGGGACGCGGCGCCGAAAGGAGCGGCCACGCGTGGCGCGAGACGGTCGCGGGTGCACCGGGAGGGTGCGGGTGCGCGTTTGCGGACGCCCCGGCCGGTCGTGGTGGCCGGGGCGTCCCAGGCGCCCTGTGCGGGCGGGCCACGCCCCCTCGTCAGCAGAGTCCGTCGTGCACCGGTCGCGCCCGCGGCACGCGTCACGTCTCCTGGCGGAGTCCAGCGCCCCGCCGCACCCGGCCCGCTCTCACGAGCCCTCGGCCCACGCCCGCGGTCCCCTGTGCCGGAAGCCCGCTGACGCGTGCCATCCGGTCCCGACGATTCGCGTCATCGATAGCAGATGAGGCGAAACGGAGCAATATGTGTTTTTCAGTCTGGTGGGTACGAGCTGCCGGCGCAACCCGGTCGGCGCCAACGTTCAGGGGGCAGTTGCCCGGTCGTCGGGGCCTCGCCGCTCCCCGGCGAGTTTGTACGTGAGCGGTACGTGCGTGTCGAAGCGGCGGACGAGCAGATGGTGGACGGAAGCGCCGAGCGCGGCGCCGAGGACGGGTGCGAGGAGGTAGACCCACAGGTCGGTGGTGTGCCCGGAGATCACGGCCGGGCCGAACTGGCGGACGGGATTGATCGCGCCTCCGCTGTACGGGCCGAGCGAGGCGACCACACCGGCGACGAACGCGCCCACGGCGTAGGGCACGTAGCGGGCGAATGCCGGGTGGGCCAGGGAGAATCCGATGACCAGCGTGAGAGCGATGAGACAACCGGTCTCGGCCTGGAAGACCTCGTCGGGATGCCAGGAGGGCGAGGGCCGGATCACGCCGTAGGACACGACAGGCAGGCCCACTTCGGCCCCCCACACCGCCCGCGCCAGGGCGGCCCCGGCGACGGAACCGCCGAGCTGCGCGAGGACGTAGGGCGGGACGCTGCGCCCGGGGAAGACGTCCATCAGCCACAGGGCGGCGGTCACCGCGGGATTCATGTGTCCCCCGCTGCGGCGGCCCGGCGGGGAGAGGATCAGTGCGGTCAGGACCCCTCCGGCCAGCACTCCGACGACGGCGATCGCCACGTGGATCCTGGCAATGAAGAGGGGTGAGGACGGATCCAGCACCCAGCGCACGACACTCACCCCCACGAACAGCAGGACGGTGGTGAGGACGAACTCGTCGGCGGCCCGTGCCAGCGGGAGCGGCGCCGGGCGGTTCGGTGCCTTGTCGCTCATCACGCTCTCCAGGAAGGGGCCTGCTCGGCACGGCCGTCCGCCCGTTCACGGCGGGGCGATCCGCGCCATTATGACCAGTTCGTGCCCTGAAGGGACGGCCCGGCGCCCCCTCGGTGAGTCGCCGCGTTCCTGCGGCGGTGCCCCGCACGGCATGGCCGACGTCTGCCGCCCGGCCGCGCCGCCGCCCTGCGCCCGGCGCCCGCGAGCTGACCGTGACCCCATGGACGCTGAGACCAGGCGGCCTGCCTGACCCGGGCGTCACACTGGTGCCGCGTGGCCCGTCCGGAGCAGCAGGAGCGCGATGTCGTCGCTCTTCTCCTGCGTCATCGTCGCCTCGGCGCCGCTGATGAGCCGGTCGCACAGGGCGCTCAACGGGCCCGGCGGCGCCTCACCGACGCGACGGGCGAGGTCGTCGATGGCGTCACCCAGGTCGGTACCCGAGCGTTCGACGAGGCCGTCGGTGTAGAGCGCGAGGACACTGCCGGGCGCCAGCGGGATCTCGGTCGTGGGGAACGAGGCCTCGGGTTCCACGCCGAGGAGCAGCCCGGGCGGCACGTCCAGCACCTCCGCCCTGCCGTCCGGCCCGCGCAGGACCGGTGGCAGGTGACCCGCGCTCGCCAGCAGGGCCCTCCGGCGCCGGAGGTCCAGATGGGCGTAGAGACAACTGGCGAACAGTTCCGTGTTGAGGTCCTCCAGCAGGCGGTTGGTGCGCGCGAGGACTTCACCGGGCGGGGCGCCGACCTGGGCGTGGGTGTGCACGGCGGTTCGGACCTGTCCCATCAGGGCCGCCGCCTGGACGCTGTGCCCCTGCACGTCACCGACGACGGCGACGGCGACGGCGTCGTCGAGCGCGATCAGGTCGTAGAAGTCGCCCCCCACATCCAGGGCGCTCATGGCGGGCCGGTAGCGGGCCGCCGTTTGCAGGCCGTCGATTCGCGGGAGACGGCTGGGCAGCAGGCCCTCCTGCAGGCCGCGGGCCGCCTGGGCATTGAGGTCGTACAGGCGTGCCCGCTCCAGTGCCTGCGCGATCAGCCCGGCCAGGGATACGAGTTCGGCACGCTCGTTGGGTACGAACGGCTGGGGGCGCTCGTAGCCGAGGACGCAGCAGCCGATCGTCCGGCCGGAAACGGTCAACGGCAGGTACGCGAAGGCGGTGACACGCCCGTAGCGTTCGATGGCCGGTTCGGTGTCCGGCAGTCGGGAGGCGTCGGAATGGAACGAGGGGACCCCGCTCTCCACGGCGCGCACCCCCTCGACGGGGGAGGTCAGCAGGATGCCGTCGAAGAACTCGGCCATCTCCGCGGGGAATCCCTCGCAGGTCACGACCCGCAGCCGGCCGTCCTCCGCCGTGAGCAACGCGAACGCCTGGACCGCGAGGACGGGCATCATCTGCTCGGTGAGCGCGTTGTCGATCTCCTGCACGGTCTTGGCCTCGGCGAGCGCCGACGCCAGATGCAGCAGGTGGAACAGGGTTCCCGCATGGGCAGGGGTGTCGGAGGGCGAAGCCGTCACGCCCCGGGCACGGTCGGCGGGAAGGCCGGCCTGCTCCACCGAGAACGTGACCCCGAAGTCGTCGGCGTACAGGGTGAACGAGAGCCAGTGGCCGCTCGGATGGCGGACCCGCAAAGCGGAGGGGAGACGGCTGAAGACCGCCGCTAGGTAGGCGTTCTCGAAGGCCGGATCGTGCAGCCAGGGAATCACCTCGAAAGGATCGTGGTGCAGCAGTTCACCGCGATCCCGGTCGAGGAGTTCCAACGCCCGGGCATTGATGAACGTCAGCCGCCCGTCCAGGTCGAGTTCGCACATGCCGCCGGGAAGACGGTCGGTGAGGCGGGCCCGGGGTTCGGCGCTTTCCGGTGGGGGATCGAGTGCGAGCGGGTCGGGCCGGGGGAGCACCGGGTCTCCCGCCTCCGCGGCCATCCGCAGCGCCTTCGCGGCGCGACGGCAGGCCGCGCCCACCTCGCGTTCCTCCGCGAGGGAGAGCTCCGGGGAGCGCGTGCCCGGCCACAGGAGCAGCAGGGCGCCCCAGGACACGCCCGCGTCGACCAGCGGTGCCACATACATGGCGACCCGGTACGGGAAGGACAGGGCGGTGCGGGGGAAGCGGCGCGCCAGTTCCTGCTGGCCGGACAGCCACACCGGCCGGCCGGAGCGTACCGCCTGGGCCACGGGCACCTGCGCCACGCGCGCCACCCGGGACCAGGACCGGGCGAGCCGCGCGGGCACGCCCCGCACGACGGTCATACGGACCAGCCGCTCCTCCGGGACGTCCAGGTACCCCGCCACGATGTGCGCGCCGGTCGAGCGGCCGACCCGGCCCACCTCCGCGTCGAGGACGCGACGCGCGTCCTCCTGCGGCAGGTCGACCTGATCGTCGCGCACCGGCCCACTGCCTTCCATCGCGGGAACGTCTCGCCCACCCGCCCGCCCGCCGCAACCGGCTTCTCGCCCGGACGTGCCCGGCTCGGCGTGAGCGAACGACCACAAGGCGAAGTGAACGGCGCGCGCCCGGTGACCGGGGGACCGTTCCGCCTCCTTTTCGAGGATGCCACGTGGCTCCCCGCGGCGCAGGCCGCCCCGGGTCGTCGGGCGCCGGGAGCGCCGTCCGCGGCGGGAACGCCCCGCGGCACCCGTCCCGTCCTCGCTCGCGAACGCCGACTCGGTGCCAACGGTCGGGTACAGCACGTGACGATCGACGGCCGGTGCCACCCGGGCGGCTCGGTGCGGGACGGCCGCCGGGCGACGGCGCCGCCGGGGCCCTGACGCGTGTACGCCGGGTCCCGCGCGGCGCGCACGGCTACGCAGGGGGCCCCTCGGCCGGTTCCGTACGGTAGATGTCGGCCGCGTCGGGCACCGTGGACACACCCAGTTCCGCCGCGACGGCGCGCACCGCGGCGGCCGCGACGGACGGATCGTGGCGGCCGTCGGTGGTGAAGTACGGCGCGACGTAGCGCTCGTAGTGCCGACGGGCCTCCGCC
Encoded proteins:
- a CDS encoding SpoIIE family protein phosphatase, with product MEGSGPVRDDQVDLPQEDARRVLDAEVGRVGRSTGAHIVAGYLDVPEERLVRMTVVRGVPARLARSWSRVARVAQVPVAQAVRSGRPVWLSGQQELARRFPRTALSFPYRVAMYVAPLVDAGVSWGALLLLWPGTRSPELSLAEEREVGAACRRAAKALRMAAEAGDPVLPRPDPLALDPPPESAEPRARLTDRLPGGMCELDLDGRLTFINARALELLDRDRGELLHHDPFEVIPWLHDPAFENAYLAAVFSRLPSALRVRHPSGHWLSFTLYADDFGVTFSVEQAGLPADRARGVTASPSDTPAHAGTLFHLLHLASALAEAKTVQEIDNALTEQMMPVLAVQAFALLTAEDGRLRVVTCEGFPAEMAEFFDGILLTSPVEGVRAVESGVPSFHSDASRLPDTEPAIERYGRVTAFAYLPLTVSGRTIGCCVLGYERPQPFVPNERAELVSLAGLIAQALERARLYDLNAQAARGLQEGLLPSRLPRIDGLQTAARYRPAMSALDVGGDFYDLIALDDAVAVAVVGDVQGHSVQAAALMGQVRTAVHTHAQVGAPPGEVLARTNRLLEDLNTELFASCLYAHLDLRRRRALLASAGHLPPVLRGPDGRAEVLDVPPGLLLGVEPEASFPTTEIPLAPGSVLALYTDGLVERSGTDLGDAIDDLARRVGEAPPGPLSALCDRLISGAEATMTQEKSDDIALLLLRTGHAAPV
- a CDS encoding MIP/aquaporin family protein yields the protein MSDKAPNRPAPLPLARAADEFVLTTVLLFVGVSVVRWVLDPSSPLFIARIHVAIAVVGVLAGGVLTALILSPPGRRSGGHMNPAVTAALWLMDVFPGRSVPPYVLAQLGGSVAGAALARAVWGAEVGLPVVSYGVIRPSPSWHPDEVFQAETGCLIALTLVIGFSLAHPAFARYVPYAVGAFVAGVVASLGPYSGGAINPVRQFGPAVISGHTTDLWVYLLAPVLGAALGASVHHLLVRRFDTHVPLTYKLAGERRGPDDRATAP